GCGAGCATTCCAGCAACGTCACAGCCCGCTGCGAACAGGCGACGACCCACGCCTGCGTCGGCCAGTACGACCGCTGCCGTTTCACTGACGGGCACCGAGGCCGGCCTCGGGCCACGATGCTCGGGTTCACGCATGTCGCCTCCATGCACCGTGACCTTCAGCATGTTCCCCGAGGAGTGACCCGGCGACCCGCAGCACGCGCCTTCACCGGGCGGCCCCTCCTGCTACGGTCCGTCATCACACCTCGGCGCTCAGTGGCCGTTGCCCGCGGCCGGACCGGGCCGCCCAGCCGCCACCGCGTCCGCACGGCATAGGCTGGGGATTCGGCCGGGCCTCCTTCCTCGGCCCGCTTATACGACCTCAGGGGCACGAATGGGTGACCTGGGCGGATCGTGATCGTTAAGGACGCATCCGGGTCAACGGAGGCACTCTCGTGCCAGTGGGGTAGGGATGTTGCATGGCGACCTTGTGTCGGCCGGCCGTGTCGGTTCCGGAGTACGTCATCACCATGGAGGAGACGCTCGAGCTCGCCCGCTCTCGTCATGCCGGCCATCCCCAACTCGGCCTCGCATTACGCCTGATCGAGAACACCGGGGTGCGAACCCGGCACCTCGTGCAGCCGATCGGTGAGACGCTCGCGCACCCGGGCTTCGAGGAGCGCAACAGGCTGTATGCGGCCGAGGCGAAGGCCCGCGTACCGCTGGTCGTTAGGCGCGCGCTGGAGGACGGCGAGCTGCGGGCCGCGGAGATCGACGTGATCATCTACGTGTCCTGCACCGGCTTCATGATGCCTTCGCTCACGGCCTGGCTCATCAACACGATGGGATTCCCCTCCAACACAAGACAGTTACCGATCGCTCAACTGGGCTGCGCGGCGGGTGGGGCTGCGATCAACCGGGCGCACGACTTCTGCACGGCCTATCCGGGGGCGAACGCCCTGATCGTGGCATGCGAGTTCTGCTCACTGTGCTACCAACCCACCGACATCGGCATCGGATCGCTGCTGTCCAACGGTCTGTTCGGTGACGGCGTGGCCGCCGCGGTCGTCCGCGGAACCGGTGGTCACGGCATCAGCCTGGAGCGCAACGGCTCCTACCTCGTTCCGGGGACGGAGGACTGGATCGCGTACGACGTACGGGCCACCGGCTTCCACTTCCTGCTGGACAAGCGCGTGCCGGGCACCATGGAACCGCTCGCCCCCGCGCTGCGCAGCCTCGCCGACGGGCACGGCTGGGACGCCTCGGACCTCGACTTCTACATCGTGCATGCCGGTGGGCCGCGGATCCTCGAGGACCTGGGCACCTTCCTCCACGTCAAGCCGGAGGCGTTCCGCCACAGCCGGGCCACGCTCACCGAGTACGGGAACATCGCGAGCGCCGTCGTACTGGACGCGCTACGCCGGCTGTTCGACGAGGGTGGCGCCGCCGACCAGGCGCGCGGCCTCCTGGCCGGGTTCGGCCCGGGCATCACGGCCGAGATGGCGCTTGGCCGCTGGAGCCGTACGCCGTGACCCTTACGGAAGGAAAGCCGATGACCGGGTACTCCCACACCGCCGCCCCACCGGACAGCGGTCTGATCGTGCCGCCCGGCGAAGGCCGTACTCTTCGTGCCGCCGCCCAGCACGTAACGTTCAAGGTGACCGGCGCGCAGTCGCGCATCGCATCGAGTTTCGAGGTGCTCGTGCCACCGGGCTTCGACGTCGGCGCGCACGTCCACGCGCGCAGCGAGGAACTGTTCTACGTTCTTGAGGGCGAACTCGATGTCCTCGCCTTCGAGCCGCGCGTGCGCACCCCGGACGGTTGGCGGGGATGGCGGTCCCCGACCGGGGAACGTGTGGTCCGCGCCACTCCCGGCACGGTCATCGTGGTCCCGCCCGGCTGCCCGCACGCCTTCGCCAACCCCGGCG
The Streptomyces sp. NBC_01296 DNA segment above includes these coding regions:
- a CDS encoding cupin domain-containing protein yields the protein MTGYSHTAAPPDSGLIVPPGEGRTLRAAAQHVTFKVTGAQSRIASSFEVLVPPGFDVGAHVHARSEELFYVLEGELDVLAFEPRVRTPDGWRGWRSPTGERVVRATPGTVIVVPPGCPHAFANPGEVPARMFFQSSPPPDHERYFEELLDILSADGPVDHGAIAALRRRYDIEQLTPLRHDQPARHP
- a CDS encoding type III polyketide synthase, whose amino-acid sequence is MATLCRPAVSVPEYVITMEETLELARSRHAGHPQLGLALRLIENTGVRTRHLVQPIGETLAHPGFEERNRLYAAEAKARVPLVVRRALEDGELRAAEIDVIIYVSCTGFMMPSLTAWLINTMGFPSNTRQLPIAQLGCAAGGAAINRAHDFCTAYPGANALIVACEFCSLCYQPTDIGIGSLLSNGLFGDGVAAAVVRGTGGHGISLERNGSYLVPGTEDWIAYDVRATGFHFLLDKRVPGTMEPLAPALRSLADGHGWDASDLDFYIVHAGGPRILEDLGTFLHVKPEAFRHSRATLTEYGNIASAVVLDALRRLFDEGGAADQARGLLAGFGPGITAEMALGRWSRTP